The nucleotide window tctacaagttttttctttcctcttcctatttttcattgttggttatgacttttagtattgtagttttacatactattatgaatagctaaattgttatctagagttttgatagaaccttttgtaggataaattcttattatgtttttatataattgagccgtagtataatctctatttgttcaactacattcttattgtagttaattgaagagctctcaattagctgtgcctatttagtgtgcataactcgggagagagtgcatatttaggtaattgttgaacaacaccactcccagagtatatgagggatcaataaccgagggtttaaaggcgggattagggataacgaagccttgggtgcgatctgaagtgagctgtatcaaaatccagctagcgtaactcgggagagtgcgtctagtaaattgtcgcgattactcgggagagatttacggtaataagagtgctcatgatcggtagagaatacttaggtgaaattatagaagacatagcgggaaggattccgacaattgggaaaatcataactctagacctccttaatcttgtctctaactcttagtatctttagttgttaatttattattttaatttgttaatcaattagttaaacacaagaatctaaatatctataagttaggaactgttcaagcttgtcttcttggtgatagtgaacagttgtagctaagccttagttctctgtaggattcgactccggacttgtaaaccggattatatttgcaacgaccgcattgtcttttttataaggcatagttgagcGTGATCAGTACCGATAGTGGACCTGGGAACAATAACTTAAATGACCCTTTAAATACCGAGCTCATGAGACTTATGAGAGAAATGAATGAGCGAATGGACCAAAACGCTAAAGAGTTCCATACTCGGATAGATCAGATCTGGGGAGCGATGCTGGTGTTAAAGGGACCAGATTTAAAGAAGTACATGCAGTTGTAGTTAAAACCAAGCGCAACACTAGAGTTGATCCCAAAAAGGTTTAAGATGCCGGATataccaaaatatgatgggacttcggatccACAGGATTACATCACGACCTACACTATGACGGTAAAGGGAAAAAACTTGGCCCAACATGAGATCGAATTTGttttgttgaaaaagtttggCGAAACCCTGACAAAGGGTGCGTTAACTTGGTATTCTCTCTTGCCTGAGCACTCCATTGgttcttttgaaatgcttgcatATGCGTTTATCAACACTCATGCTAgagtgatggtaggctagaaacccgtattttagtcatagtttatactttaattactgcattttacttgtgGTTCAggttaaatgatagtgaattgcactccttatgtgttttatgccttgcaggaagtaATTTCGAGTTAAAAATATAATCTGGAGCTAAATTGAATAAtgtggagctttgaagtctgagtaaaagcctaaggAGTTAAACCAAGATCACGTTTGGAGGTCGGGAGCCAAGTCAGGATGTCAAAAACCGAAGAAACAATTTTACTCTGTAAAAAAAGCACAGCCACGTCGTATGGGGCGGCGCAACAGTGTAAATTGCTGTTGCCTGTCAGAATCTGCTCTCTGAACTTCCCCACTACCGCATCGCATGGTGCTGTGCGAGGCGCAGAGCAGCGTGGTTGTACAAAATTCTCAGAGTATTTTTCCTATTTCGGCTTGGAAAGGGTAGTTTCGTCCTGGCATGTTCCTGCATGGTAGGACTTTTGACCTTGAAAGCTTTTGGAGAGCATGAAAGGTTACAAGACACaggatttcatcatttttccatcaattcaatacgggagtttggattgtaatgttagattgatgttttctcattctttaattatatttgtgatgacttcctccatgattatggagtaaGTTCCCTTAGGGTTTGACGATATggtgttttgattgatatttgtggattttaactctagttctttgcTTGAATTCATTTATAGAGCTTTGAATTATTGGTAACTTTATTCAccagtttatttaatcgaaagagaaatattttggtgattatctttgcattattttgtttggtttaattcaGTGATTCTTTAAAGTAATCGGAAGAGCATgctgaattgttgattaaatcaagtttGGAGAATGTTCGAGAGACATTTTCCTAAAGACCAGTCCATTAATGCATGCTTGCATATTTTCACAGTtcttatattagttcacctcaTAGAGTTAacatttaatcgagagaggagtcttggctacacgtttgaactaatcatcgagtcAATTCGTGATAATCATAATAACATTCGAGTGAATTGAACTAGAGTTGGATCCTAGATAGCTATCTTGTACCTATACTGTCACGACCCttatttctcccattgatatttaAGTATTGTTGAACTCTTGTCTTCCAGTGAGCAATTGTTCATTGTTTTAGTTTCATAGTTAATTTTACTTAGTAGTCATCCCAACCAAAGTGATAATCAACCTAAATAGCATAAATCTAGAAATTAATTgaatattgtttaaatccaatccctatggagatgataattaaactatactatctttggctagcgagcatcaatttcgtgttgcgttttgcgctcatcaaattttggcatcgttgccagggattggcaatcaatagtgttcaaaatagtttttggtgctaattcagaaataaattttattttattcgtcATGGTTTTTCTCTTCCGTGTGCAGGCAAAAGGTTAAGTTCGTTGGTGTATGACTCGATATTCTTCAAAAGAAGTAATACCTTACAAACCAGAGTTGGAAAACACTTGAAACAACTGAGAAAAGAGAAAGCACTCACCGGAAAATTCTTGGGGAAATCTTCAACCCAACAGAACATGGAAAAAGACGGTGAGGAGATAGTTGATTTGGCTGCACGGGAGCAGCCCAATAGGAAGCAACTGCACGGGCAGCTCCTGAAGCAGCTCTTAGAGTTGATGAAACGATTGACGGGCACGGGGAACGAAGATTCAACCTGAACCGACCTCTCATTGAAGATGAATTTGAAAATAATATGCCCAGACCTGGAAGAGCATTAGGTGATTATGCCAGACTAGTCTACAATCAGGGAATTTCAAATGTCAGACCTCCACTCATAGCAGCAAATAATTTTGGGTTGAAGCATGACTTGCTTTAAACCATCTAGAACAACTGTGTCTTTAGGGGGAAGGCGAATGAAGATCCTAACACTCACTTGATGGACTTTGAGAAAATCATGAACACTTTCCGGTACAACAGATTTCCAAAATATGCAGTCTACTTAAGGAcattccccttttcactaaaGGATGACGCAAAGCACTTACTTCGAAGCTTATCAAGTGGGTCGATCAGGACATGGAAAGATATGACTAATATATTTCTTGACAAATACTTCTCAGCTGCAAAAATAGTGAATTTAGAAGGGAAATCCATAATTTCTGACTAGAAGGTACTGAAACGGTCTTCAaagcttgggaaagattcaaAGAAATAGTGAGAAAGTGTCAGTATAATGGAATCGAATTATGGATGCAACTCCAAGACTTTTGGGATAGACTGACACCTTCCTCACGACAAACTCTAACTTCAGTTGGAGGTCCTTTAATGAAGAAGACTCCTAAGGAGATTGTTGCAATTCTTGATGAGCTCTCTGAAAATGCTAACCAATGGCCTGTTGAAAGTAATGATAGAAGAAAATCAGCTTGGGTTCTCCAGGTAGATTTTGACATGTCAGTGCAAGCCCAGCTAGACATCATGGCTAGAGAGATTAGAAAGTTAACCTTAGCCAAGGTCTAGAGCCAGCCATCACCATTCTGTGATTTTTGTGGAATGAATCATATCCAATGCATGAGTGTCAGGCCTAGACTACAGATGAAGTGGTAAATGCTGTGGGGATCTTTGACAGGGGCAACTACCAAAGTGGCAACAATTTTAACTCTATAGGGCAGAGGCACCCAGATTTTCCTTGGAGTTTACCAGGTGGTAGTGCGAATGCATGACAACAGAACAAATCCAGACCCCAGGGATAGGGAGCTCCAGGTTTtcaaaatcagcagaggcagcaATATCAGCCTCCAGTATTTAATCAGTCTAGCATGGAAGATCTGATGAAGGCCTTTATTATTAAGACAAATGGGTGGCTTGAAACCCATGGCTCGGCTATCAGAGAACAGGGCACAACCATTCGAAACTTGGAAAGACAGATGGGTAAACTTGCTAATTTATTGTCTAAGAAGGTTTTTAGGAGCTCTCCCTGTTGATACGGAAAGAAATCCAAAAGAGACAATAAATGCAGTGTCTTTGAGGAGTGGGAATGTATTGGAGGATCCCAGGGCAAAACAAAAGGATAAGTTGATTGAAGGACATGTGGAGATTTTGGAGGAGCAGAAAAATAACAACATTCAAGAAGGTGAAGTGATGGTCTAAAGAAAAAGGGGAAGACTAGAGctttgaagaagaaaaaggatggaaatTCAATGAACGAGGAGGTTGAGGAAAGCAAATGCATGTCTGCTCTACCTGTCCTTCAGAAGCAGAGAAGAAAGGAGATGGACAAACAATTTGAGCGTTTCCTAAATGTGCTCAAGCAGGTGCATGTGAATATACCTTTCACAGAGGTGCTTTCACATATGCCAGCTTATGCAAAGTTCCTGAAGGAGATATTTTCCAACAAGCGAAAATCAGAAGAAACATCGGTTGTCAAGCTCACAAAGCATTGTAGTTCCATTCTGCAAAATAAGCTCCCTCAAAAGtatggagatccagggagttttactataccttgctctttaggaagtATTAAGTTTGAAAAATCTATGTGTGATTTAGGTGCTTCAATTAATCTTATTCATTTGTCTATTTTCAGAAAATTGGAGGGAGAGATTGGAGAAATCAGGTCGATACCTGTGTCCTTACAGCTGGCGGATCAAACTACAATCATACCTGAAGGAATAGTGGAAGATGTGCTAGTTCGGGTGGATATATTTGTGTTCCATGTGGACTTTATTATGGTGAACATGGAGGAGAATAGGGAGATCCTTCTGATTCTAGGGATACACTTCTTGGCTACTGGCAGAGCTATTCTGGACATCCACGAAAGGCAGCCATGTTCAGAGTGAGGGACAAAAGGGTGGTCTTCAAGATGGAAGGAGCAATGGGGGCCTTAAGGGAGTGAACTGGAGAGAGTAAGCaggataagtgtggggtgtacccaacGAAGGTAGAAAAGCAGCTCTCAGGTGCACTGGGTCGGGTGTGCAAAGGAGatcccgacttcgactcagaccccgactagatgatttaggggagttttctttacctcttgctttttatttgtgtgtcatgaggacatgccacaatttaaagtaTGGGGTGGGGGATGTAATTATGTACATAtgtgtttgttttttttcttttgactgaagattttttttttgacttttcccgacgatagATTTTCTCGACTGTATTCTTGAGGGATCAAAGtcgaagaaaaaatattttattttttctaggtagtgtaataattcctccttggtttttctttgtgtcgcggttcatTTTCAAGGTGTTTTGCTTGAattgggtgtagttagtttttcttttattaggaataGAGAAGTCTTGTGCTATGGTATTAAATGGAGATAGTTTTTCTTGACTTTGTTGTGCCTTGAGAATGGTGAGTGCCTTAGTTGTGACGCCTAGACTTAGTTCTTGACTCATGTATAAATGCCATAAAATATTTGATTTTGATGTTGCTTaattgctttgactagagagCCGGGATAGATTCGATCCTAAGTGAGTTTTGTGCCAATGTGTGTCTAAggattttgttgatattttgtgCATGTcaattgatgtctagaacttgcttcgtatatttgcaaagcgaaatagaagtcttgttcagtctaggaGTGATATAGGTATTTTTTTGTTGAGCCAATTATTTGTTTATGACCGGCCTAATTGTTGTGTATCCTGGTTAGCCCCTTTAGTCTGTAATCCTACTTCTTTGGTAACCACACTACAAACCTGATCCATTTTTGAATTGACTATCTGTTTGAACCTCttacctctcttgagcacttgaatttATTATGAGCTTGTTAAAAGTTAAGTTGAGGTATgattggcttttgagtggaagtAAGAATAATGGAGAAAGGTGCACTAGTTGAAAATTTGTGAGAACCATATGTAgggaattgaaaaagaaaaaagaaaaatcaatcagaacaaagaaaaagaaaaaagagagttgTGTATGTAttagaaagaacaaaaaattggACATCTTGCTAGTGGTAGTTCTCATCTTATTTGTGCTTAAAGATATTGGGAgcttgatgttattatgtgtaAAGTTTGAGGTTTGGTTCAACACAAGTGTGAAGTTAAATtgttaatgtatatgtattaaagtgcttaaggaggtgtagtcactatattCAAATATCATGCCCGTCCCGCAGCCTATATTATAATcagttaaagtcctacttgatctttgactgaatgagctcaaatagtagagtattacactacgagTAAGCCTATGGTACGACTTTTGTGGCACATGAATCTTAATTCTGAGAGTgtgtgaattctttctatcttgagttcctacttATTCTTAAACTTTATTGTGTGAggaactactctctatttttGGTATGAGGGCACATGACTTGCGACGAATAGGCAATGACTTTGGCCTCTgtattagagtaagtgagcaggttgtgagaaatgtgtggtgcttttgagtcgagtcttgaggctaggatgttatgaTCGGGTGCTTAGTCgtctttaaatattcttggcatgatgcgTTAGGGAAGTTTCTTTTATTAAAGATCGtctctatgtgaagtgtagtttgattactcGAGACGAAAAATAGTTTAAGTgtgggtgttgatgataggctagaAACCTATGTGTTAGTCAtagtttgcactctaattactacattttacttgtgtttgagcttaaacgATAGTGAATTACGCTCCTTATATTTTTTATGCCTCGCAGGAAGTGATTCCGAGTTAAAAAGATAAAGCTGGAGTTAAATCGAACAATgtggagctttgaaatctgagtaaaagcccaaaaaaTTAAACCGAGAACGCTTTCGGGGGTTGGGAGCCAAGTATGGATatcaaaaattgaagaaataattttaCTCTATAAAAAATGCACGATGTGCTTTCTAAACTCCCCCACTACCGCATCGCATGGTGCGGCATGAGGCGCGATGTGCGTGTACAAAATTCTTAGAGTATTTTTCTATTTCGGCTTGGAAAGGGCAGTTTTGTATGCAGCGCGGCACTGTAAATTGCTGGTGCCTGTCAAAATGTGCTCTCTGAACTTCTCCACTACCACATCGCATAGTGCGGCGCGAGGCACGATGCACGTGTACAAAATTCTTAGAGTATTTTTTCTGTTTTGGCTTGGAAAGGGTAGTTTCGTCCGGGACCATTTCTATATGGTGTAAATACACACAAAAACATGATTTTTAGAAGACTTTTGACCTTGTAAGCTTTTGGAGACATTGGAGGCTACAAGAGACaggatttcatcatctttccatcaattcaatatGGGAGTTTGGATTGTAAAGCTAGATTGTTGTTTTCTCACTCTTTAACTATATTCGTGATGACTTCCTCCATAATTATGGAGTAAGTTCCCTTAGGGTTTGACAGATATggtgttttgattgatatttgtggatcttAACTCTAGTTCTTTGCTTGAATTCGCTTATGGAGCTTTGAATTATTCGCAATTTTATTCAccagtttatttaatcgaaagaggaatattttaGTGATTATCTTTAcattattttgtttggtttaattcaGTGATTCTTAAGTAATcggaagagcttgttgaattgttgattaaatcaagttaaggagaatattcgagagacgttttcctaaagaccagTCCATTAACGCATGCTTGAATATTTTTACAATGCTTGTATTAGTTCACCTCTTAGAGTTAaaatttaatcgagagaggagtcttggCTACACCTTTGAACTAATCATCTAGTGAATTAgtgagaatcattagaatatTAGAGTGAATTGAACTAGAGTTGGATCCTAGATAGCTATCTTGTACCTATCCTGTCACGACCTTTATTTCTCCCATTAATAGTTTAGTATTGCTCAACTCTTGTCTTCCAGTGATCAATTGTTTATTATTTTAGTTTCATAGTTAATTTTAGGTATTAATCATCCCAACCAAAGTGATAATCATCCTGAATAGCATAAATCTAGAAATTAATTGAATACTATTTAAATTCAATCCTTGTAGAGATGATAACTAaattatactatctttggctagcgagcacCAAATTCGTGTTATGTTTTGCGCTCCTCATGGAGAAGGAAAGGCTGATATATTCATAATATCCCAAGGAGAATACGAACTGTTATGAGAGTTCGTGATCCAGTTTTAGAAGGAAAGGATGTTGTTACGAGCGGTACAGGATGAGTGGACATCGGAGGCATTTATAAAGGGTCTCAACCTATTGAGTTCTGATGCCTCCCAGAAATTGAAGGAAAGTTTTCTAGAGTTTCGGGCAACCACATGGGCAGATGTTCACAATCTCTATGAGTCAAAGATCATAATAGAAGTGATCAATTAGGTTCTGCGGTGTCTTCCGAAGGACGGAATTGTGATTGGAATCAAGATAAGTTTATAAATAATTTTGATGCAGATCGGAGGTCCTCTAGAAGTCATTGTCAACCTTACAAGAGGACCAATGAGCATGGAAATAAAAGTTTTCAGTCATCGA belongs to Nicotiana tabacum cultivar K326 chromosome 6, ASM71507v2, whole genome shotgun sequence and includes:
- the LOC107760298 gene encoding uncharacterized protein LOC107760298, with product MNEEVEESKCMSALPVLQKQRRKEMDKQFERFLNVLKQVHVNIPFTEVLSHMPAYAKFLKEIFSNKRKSEETSVVKLTKHCSSILQNKLPQKYGDPGSFTIPCSLGSIKFEKSMCDLGASINLIHLSIFRKLEGEIGEIRSIPVSLQLADQTTIIPEGIVEDVLVRVDIFVFHVDFIMVNMEENREILLILGIHFLATGRAILDIHERQPCSE